Within Plasmodium reichenowi strain SY57 chromosome 3, whole genome shotgun sequence, the genomic segment ATTCATTctaaatatatgatttccacttttcatttttgtataatCATATACCGAAGAAATCACCTTAATTAATGTTTGTTTTTCTACTTGTagtgtatatatatcttctttatttttatttatttcatcatGTAATTCATCTAATTGTTTTTgaatatcttttatatagtttaatttttcatttacTAGTTTTTctagatatattttttcattatgtaaaatatttacatcGCTTATATCTGGTTTTCTAAATTTTTTCATGTCATCTCTTATTAATGTGTTTTTAATATTGGaacaatatttttcaaaCATTTCATTTGCTCGTGTTAATGTTATGATTTTCATTTGTgctttatttaataaatcgtttaattttttatatttatttttttttattttaatataataattattattattattctctACATCTCCATCTTCATCATAATCGctcttattattattattatgtgaCACGTTTTCTTCcatgtaatataaattatgtatGTCATTACGACTAGATGAATGATTATATCTTTCgatataattataatgttCTTTGATCTCTCGATTACTTAGTTGATCTTGAATATATTCATTGTCTCCAGAGAAATGAGATCTTGATTTGATGGATCGAGATTTCCCagatttattattaattctATATGTAAGGGATGTTTTTACACTATTTAAATTACTTTGATAATTTGtgttatgtatattattatgcaAATTATTAGAATTCGGATGAAAACCCGAGTTCATATTTTCTATCATCATcatgatattattattattattattactactattattatcatcattgTCGTCCTTATTGTTGTCCTTATTGTTGTCATTATGATTATGGTTGgtgttatataatatttcatatatatataacacCGATAAATAATCTTGCTCATTAAAATGTTCTAGGTCCAAGTTATACATTTTAAAGATTTCCTTGATATCACTTGTTCGTCtgattataattatgtttgaattttttaaattaataaaatcatGTGTTATGGAAAAGAGAGAATTATTTGTATGAACAacttctttatatttttttttcatttctttaataagatttttataatttaataattgtTCATTTAGTTGTTGTATATTAGTTTTAAATTTATCATGttctatttttaaaaaatcattttctttttttagatttgtatataatttcaCATGTTCTTCTGATTTTATTAGAGatttatttaatacatCTCTAACTTTATTTAAATGGTTTACagaatttttattaacaaattcaatttttttataagattcttttattattatttcttgttcttcattatttttttttaatttataaatcattttttcttGTCGTAAATATGTATCAACAAGAATcttattttgttttgtaatatgttcattttgaataagtatattttttttatcttctATTAATACATCgatatcttttttaaattttatattttgattatataaatcatttttcatttgtataataCTTTGATGtaattcttcatttttatttaatagcattttgtttttttcttcacattttaataatttatatttcatatcatcatattcgtttttataaaatgaaaagctacctatatttaaatgtttctcattattttttctttcgacttcattttttaaagaataacattctttttccattttattgtattttattttataatcttttaattgttcttcttttttacTACACTCTTCTTTTGTAAGGATAAGTGTATCcataattaaattataatctttaatttttatttctagtttttttcttaacatatttataagtgtatctttatctttatatttttcatcatcaAACAATTCTCCTTCTTCCGTactttttaattctttaaCGCATAAAGAATGCATAAATCTTTTATCTTCTTCAATTTTAGATTCGTTGTAATGAACATCTTCAGAATCTTTCCTATAATCATCCTTTCTAAAATGTTCTCTACGattattttcatcttcttcttttacATTCGAAAGAAGTAATTCTCCATATTCCAAACTCTCTTTTATTAAACTAAGTTGatcttcatcatatttatcattattatctatatttaataattcttctACATCATTCAAGGTATTTCTCATATTACTAAAATCTACATTATCGTTCATATCTATTCCACTCAACTTTTGAGGTGAATATTCTTCTTCATTAActttataataatcatcCTTTTCGTTTTTCTTTAAAtcattattcatttttttttttctatatataacatatataaatgtaaatataaatataaatataaataaatatatgaatataaataaatatatgaatataaataaatatatgaatataaataaatatatgaatatataaatataaagacCACGAAAAggatgaatatatattaaatatatatttatttatttatatttatttatttatttatatatttttatttatatatatttatttatatatatttatttatatatatatattttttttttaaacaaacgaaaaaaaaaaataccaCTTTTCAAAAGTTAAGGATTTAagaaaagaagaaaaaaaaaaaaattaataaaaaaaatagcacttcattatatattattatatataatatatatatatttttatttatttatttatttatatatatatatattttatataatttaaataaataaagtacaataaaaaaatttaaaaatatatattatataaaaatattttattatttttcctATTTTTCAACAGATctttgtatatttttattttattaaaaaaaaggaaaaaatataaaatgaacaaataaataaaaaaatattatatatatatatatatatatatatataaatattatattatttcaattgtatataatatatataatatatataatatttcacttttttttttttttttttttttttttttttttttttttaattttttattaaaattttttttttttttataataattattatatatataatgtatatgaatatataaatatatatataatattatatatatatatatatattatattNNNNNNNNNNNNNNNNNNNNNNNNNNNNNNNNNNNNNNNNNNNNNNNNNNNNNNNNNNNNNNNNNNNNNNNNNNNNNNNNNNNNNNNNNNNNNNNNNNNNNNNNNNNNNNNNNNNNNNNNNNNNNNNNNNNNNNNNNNNNNNNNNNNNNNNNNNNNNNNNNNNNNNNNNNNNNNNNNNNNNNNNNNNNNNNNNNNNNNNNNNNNNNNNNNNNNNNNNNNNNNNNNNNNNNNNNNNNNNNNNNNNNNNNNNNNNNNNNNNNNNNNNNNNNNNNNNNNNNNNNNNNNttttttaattatttattaaaacttttatttattttataataattattatatatataatgtatatgaatatataaatatatatataatattatatatatatatatatattataattttgtttatttaaaattaagaaaaaaaaaaataataaaataaattataatataatataatatatatatataatagtacatatatataattaatatatatattatataaacatatttatttgtttatttattatttatttatttattatagaTGAGCACTGTAAAAgtcatataatattaataaaggTAGGTagaaattttaaaaaatatatataataaatattttgtgatatatatattgcgatatttattttataatattttattataacaaaatatataaatactttatataatatttccaaatatttttttaatatatatatatatatatttttatttttttttttatccctctttaatatgaaaatattattaaattattattaaatatatatatatatatatatatatatattatattattctcTTTTTTATTGGTTTCgctttttatttatttgcTCCCGGAGCTTAGGAAAAAAcgaaaaagaaatgaaagtataaatttatcatcctaataaatttttaacATTTATGTTTATGTGGATATATCAGCGTCCTTTATATGTCTCCTCctcatattattattttatatatcacaagaaattaaaagtgtatacatatatatatatatgtatatattattaaacatatatacttattgttgtataaaatgttttatatatttcatcacgtcattatatataaagaacaATTAAGATTTTTTCCTTCtctcatttttataaatatattgttttaaCGACCAAAATATTCTTGTCCAGGTTTTATATACAGAAAAAAGgttattcatataaatatatatatatatatatatatatatatatatatatatatatatatatatatttattgtatttaaaaattctattattcttataatttttatttaaaaataaaaagttcTTAAAAATGAGATATCATTAAAAGGATGTACATATGTGTATAcaatatgtacatatattaacTTGTATTTTTAATCATATTGAATACttgaaaaaagaaacataaaataaaagaataaaataatataaaaaaaaaaaaagaagaaacGAATTATACTGTAAAAAAGAGGtcatatataaacaaataaaagaCACAACGAAGGgatgaaatataaatatgtatatatttttaacataaaaggtatatatacatatgtatatttttataggTATATAGTTTTAttcaacaaaaaaaaaaaaaaaaaaaaaaaaaaaaaaaaaaaaaaaaNNNNNNNNNNNNNNNNNNNNNNNNNNNNNNNNNNNNNNNNNNNNNNNNNNNNNNNNNNNNNNNNNNNNNNNNNNNNNNNNNNNNNNNNNNNNNNNNNNNNNNNNNNNNNNNNNNNNNNNNNNNNNNNNNNNNNNNNNNNNNNNNNNNNNNNNNNNNNNNNNNNNNNNNNNNNNNNNNNNNNNNNNNNNNNNNNNNNNNNNNNNNNNNNNNNNNNNNNNNNNNNNNNNNNNNNNNNNNNNNNNNNNNNNNNNNNNNNNNNNNNNNNNNNNNNNNNNNNNNNNNNNNNNNNNNNNNNNNNNNNNNNNNNNNNNNNNNNNNNNNNNNNNNNNNNNNNNNNNNNNNNNNNNNNNNNNNNNNNNNNNNNNNNNNNNNNNNNNNNNNNNNNNNNNNNNNNNNNNNNaaaaaaaaaaaagaaagaaagaaagaaaaataaaataaataaataaataaataaaatataaaaaaataaaatggtaatatatatatatatatatatatatatatatatatataatattacacgcttgaataataatacaaaaacAGGGGTAAACAAAAAgatttaaaatatttttaaaacttaaaaaagatatacacatatatgataataCCCACAggtataaataaatatgtatacataaaaattgCATGAcacaataaaaaaaaaaaataaaaaaataaaatatatatatatatatatatatatatatatatatatatatatacatataatgtattaaaaatgaagaatgTGTATGATGTATAAAATCCAAATCATACTTTCTTTATGTATTGTATGAGctaaaaataaaaggatcaaataaataattccTGATATCAAAAGATTCATCAAAAGAATTTGTAGAagtatttttttgaaaGAATACAGAAGCTAAATAATTAACACAATACGTTTCATATATCTGAATGTTGTTTATCATTAATATCTCTGAAAATATATCACAGcttttaattttgttcATAATCTTGTAGATCCGTTTTTGTCTTATATCTTGTATAAGGCCTAcacaaataatatagaaaaatgaaaaataaaatatataaataaaaaattataaattataaattaaaaattataaattaaaaattaaaaattaaaaatatatatttcatatatatatatatatatatatatatatatatatatatatatttatttatttatttatttatttatttatatttttattttttatttatatatgacgtgattcataatatatgtataatgtTGTTTCTCacaaaattaatattttttcacCTTTTACATACCTGCCACCTTGaggatatatttataaggAGTTCTTTGACCTATGGTTTCTATAGGTGTtgaatttttaaaacaatTGTTTTCTAAAAACATAGAGGATAtctcaaaaaaaaaaggacTTGGTAAATCGGTAAGTTCATTGATATCATcaaattcttttttataaatatgttttaaatTATCTATATAAAACCAGAAAGGGAATTCTACTGTGGCAAGTCCTTCATCACTTAATTCTTTCgctatatatataggaTACCACTGTCTTTGTCCTGacttcatttttttaaaatcaAAACCTTCGATTTCTGTTAAATCAAAATATGGGATATCTGCTAATGCTTTTACAACAATTAATTCATCTAGAACCTTTTGccatataatatgattcattgattcttcatataaataatatacagatattttatttaattcaaTAAAATGTGTATTAAATTTCATGGGTAAGAATTcaatatattcatttgttgttaacatatttttatttataaaagatGGTGAAGATATTTGcttatcatttatatataagattTCATTATATACTTCTATATTATCTTGCTGAATCTCACTATCTTGTAAAtaggtatatatatttattaaattatcgtatacataattttttttaaactGTTTTGctttaataaatattacattaCTCTTAAAACAATCATAAGAATTAGATAATTGAGGAAAcatactttttatattcttaaaactattatataaacacaACATCTTTTCATGTACACTacttaatattttctttgtACAATATAAATCTTCTCTATGCATCATCTCATTTATAGCATTCTCTATTTTATCCAAAATGGtttctaataatattatatgatcattatttattaatatattcttatttcctattaaatattgatctcttatataaaatatattataaatatcttCACAAAGCTCCACGTTCTTTATTGGCAACTTGGGGAAATTCTCGAGAACAATATTAACTTCTTGTTGATTATTTCGGTTTAATGTATCATCATCGTACAAATCgtgataattattattattactaatgttattatttttatttttattactattattactattattattattattattattattattactattatttgTAATTTTAATGTTCCTCTCTCCGTATATACTATCTTTTGCACTTGGCGTTCCATAAGCCTTCCTCCTACTTTTATCATTCATCAATATCCCTCTTTTAGTATTACCTTTATTTCTTGACGTTTTGTACAAccttgtttttttatttcgtttttttttaaatatagaAAACACATCTGACATCTTGTTTATCAAAAGCACACacaacaacaacaaaaaaaaaaaaaaaataaataaataaaaaaaaaaataaaataaaataaaataaaaaaataaataaataaaaaataataaaaatataataaaaatataataaaaatataataaaaatataataaaaatataataaaaatataagaaatgtatatatatatatatatatatatatatatatatatatatataaattcttgttattttattttattttattttatttatttattttttcttttccttctttttttttttctctcCTTTTCCAAAGCGTGTGGTGGAATTAGCTTATAGCATAGCATCGATAAGTaaaatcatatttttatttttattaataataaaatatatattatatatatatatatatgtatatattaatatggTGTGTATGTAATGTATTTGAATATACGTGTGTGTATCATAAATCtatagaaataaatataaataaataaatatatacatattatatatattatttatgcGGTTCCTTACAATGTCCTTATATACACGTGTTATCAATTATTAATGCTGCCTTAAGAATGtacacacacatatatatatcttcatatacataacatacttatatatatataatatgttgATCTTTGTTATGGTCTTAATAATTTCTCTTTTTTATGTACcactttatttttttttttattttttttaatgaatatgtttgaattattttgttcaaTATATACTCTCCTAtcctttattttatcatctAATATGATGTATACTAAAAGTTGAAGGGCaggagaaaaaaaaaaaaaaaaaaaaaaaaaaaaaaaaaaaaaaaaaaaaaaaaaaaaaaaaaaaaaaaaaaaaaaaaaaaaaaaaaaaaaaaaaaaaaaaaaaaaacagaaaataaaataaaagaaaataaaagaaaataatataaaagaaagaaagaagaaaaaaaaaaaggattgtaactattaattatattcaaataatatatatatctagaaagataaagataagtattcaaaagaaaaatacaacgaaaaaaaaaaataaataaataaagtaaaataatgaaaaatataaaacaattatataatataatataatataatataacataatataaaggaTAAACATCAATTCTTATTTACTACGACTatttattactattactGTATCTTCTTTTGTAATCATTCATTTgttctttatataaataaataaataaacatatatatatatatataacaaaaattcgtttatctttaaaataattctctttttatatatatttaattttgaatatttatttattctttttctttttcttttactttttcttttacctttactttttcttttttttgtttatttatttattttttttttttctttttctgGGAGGGGGTTGGAAgttatgtatattttt encodes:
- a CDS encoding hypothetical protein (conserved Plasmodium protein, unknown function); protein product: MSDVFSIFKKKRNKKTRLYKTSRNKGNTKRGILMNDKSRRKAYGTPSAKDSIYGERNIKITNNSNNNNNNNNNSNNSNKNKNNNISNNNNYHDLYDDDTLNRNNQQEVNIVLENFPKLPIKNVELCEDIYNIFYIRDQYLIGNKNILINNDHIILLETILDKIENAINEMMHREDLYCTKKILSSVHEKMLCLYNSFKNIKSMFPQLSNSYDCFKSNVIFIKAKQFKKNYVYDNLINIYTYLQDSEIQQDNIEVYNEILYINDKQISSPSFINKNMLTTNEYIEFLPMKFNTHFIELNKISVYYLYEESMNHIIWQKVLDELIVVKALADIPYFDLTEIEGFDFKKMKSGQRQWYPIYIAKELSDEGLATVEFPFWFYIDNLKHIYKKEFDDINELTDLPSPFFFEISSMFLENNCFKNSTPIETIGQRTPYKYILKVAGLIQDIRQKRIYKIMNKIKSCDIFSEILMINNIQIYETYCVNYLASVFFQKNTSTNSFDESFDIRNYLFDPFIFSSYNT